From the genome of Papaver somniferum cultivar HN1 chromosome 2, ASM357369v1, whole genome shotgun sequence, one region includes:
- the LOC113347451 gene encoding uncharacterized oxidoreductase At4g09670-like, with protein MAEENTKKIKFGILGCAEIARKVSRAITLSPNSQLYAVASRSIEKAKNFALTNGFPSTAKTYGSYEELLDDPDVDAVYVPLPTSLHLKWAVKVAEKKKHLLLEKPVALDVREFDVIVKACEDNGVQFMDGTMWMHNPRTLKMREFLDDSEKFGELRSMHSIFTFAAGDDFLKNDIRVKPDLDALGALGDVGWYCIRSILWVADYELPKTVTALRGPIFNNSGVILACGASLQWEDGKVATFQASFLTNLTMDVTALGTKGTLHLRDFVIPFQETSGNFTFASKSGFEELVTGWVPLPSEHIIPTDLPQEARMVKEFSSLVLSIKESGSQPEKKWPSISRRTQFVLDAVKRSIDQGFETIEIFS; from the exons ATGGCagaagaaaacacaaaaaaaatcaagtttggaATTCTAGGTTGTGCAGAAATAGCAAGAAAAGTATCAAGAGCAATTACGCTGTCACCAAACTCACAGCTCTATGCTGTAGCTAGTCGTTCTATTGAAAAAGCTAAGAACTTTGCTTTAACTAATGGATTTCCATCAACTGCAAAGACTTATGGAAGTTATGAAGAGTTATTAGATGACCCAGATGTTGATGCTGTTTATGTACCACTTCCAACGAGTTTACATCTAAAGTGGGCAGTAAAAGTTGCTGAGAAAAAGAAACATCTGTTATTGGAAAAACCTGTTGCTTTGGATGTCAGGGAGTTTGATGTTATTGTTAAAGCTTGTGAAGATAATGGTGTTCAGTTTATGGATGGTACCATGTGGATGCATAATCCTAGGACTTTGAAGATGAGAGAGTTTCTGGATGATTCTGaaaaatttggtgaattgagatcT ATGCACAGCATCTTTACTTTTGCTGCCGGGGATGATTTTCTCAAGAATGACATTCGAGTGAAGCCGGATCTTGATGCGCTTGGAGCACTTGGTGACGTCGGATGGTACTGCATCAGATCAATCTTGTGGGTGGCCGACTATGAATTGCCTAAAACAGTTACTGCACTTCGTGGACCTATTTTTAACAACTCAGGAGTAATTCTTGCATGTGGCGCTTCTTTGCAATGGGAGGATGGTAAAGTAGCCACCTTCCAAGCTTCCTTCCTTACTAATCTCACCATGGATGTAACTGCATTAGGAACAAAAGGTACTCTTCACCTTAGGGATTTTGTTATTCCTTTCCAAGAAACCTCTGGTAACTTTACATTTGCCTCTAAGTCTGGTTTCGAAGAACTTGTGACTGGGTGGGTACCATTGCCGAGCGAGCACATCATTCCAACTGATCTTCCACAAGAAGCTCGGATGGTCAAGGAGTTCTCAAGTTTGGTTCTAAGTATTAAAGAATCTGGTTCACAACCAGAAAAGAAATGGCCAAGTATTAGTAGGAGGACGCAATTCGTTCTTGATGCAGTTAAGAGGTCGATTGATCAGGGGTTTGAAACAATTGAAATTTTTAGCTAA